The following is a genomic window from Acidobacteriota bacterium.
GCCTCGAAGAGCTGGGCGCTCTGCGGTTGGAGGATCGGATGGCTGGTCACCGACTCTGCTTTGGCCGCCAACGCCACGCGATGCCACGCATCACTCGTCAACCCGGCGTCCGGTCCAACCCAACGGGCTCTGTGTGCGTTGCCGGAGGTCCCTGGCACCTATCTCACCGCAGCACGAGCGTCAGTTGAAGGGCGCATGAGGGCGCTGAGCTCTGCCCTCGGCCAGGCAGGAATATCGCACGTGAAACCCGAGGGTGGTTTCTATCTGTGGTTGAATGTCGGTCGCCAGATCGCGGCCGCAGGCGCCGGTGATGTCGTCGAATGGTGTGTTGATCTTGCCCGACGGCGCGGAGTCGGCCTCTGGCCGGGTGCCGATTTCGGAAGCGCGGAATACGTCCGCATCGCCGTCACCTCACCCTCCGACGCCAATTGGCAGGCGGCTGTCGAAGCTCTCGTCGAAGCTCTCACTTCACACGGCCAGGACAACTCCTGAGGCATTCGGATTCAGAGGAGAGCCCGGTGGCGCGTGCTCGACCAGCCAGAATTCGATTTTCGGAAATTCCGAATTCCCAACCCGCATCATTCATGAGGGCTGATCTTCATCGAGCCAGTCAGGCGTGCTTTTCGTCTCGAGAAAGGTGCGCATACCGTGGACACACTCCGGATGCATCCGTTGCCTGACATTCGCGTCCGCCGCTTCGACCAGCGCTTCCCGCCACCCCAGCCCTACTGTCTCGTTAAGCAACCGCTTGGTAGCGGCCAGCGCGGAGGGTGACGCCTTGGCGCAGACTGATTTCGCGAAAGCGATGGCCGTGGCCAGCGACTGGCCATCCGTTGCGAGCTCATCGGCCAACCCGAGCTCCACGGCACGCGCACCTTCGATCATCTCTGGATCGAGGAGCAGCCGCCTCGCTATTTGACCCGCGACCCGACGCGTGAGGAAGGTTGACACGATCGCCGCAAGAAACCCGATCTTGACCTCTGTGTAGGCAAACCGGGAATTCGGATCCGCAAACACGAAATCACATGCCGTGGCGAGTCCGCAGCCACCGGCGATAGCTGCTCCGTGAACTGCGGCAACGGTCAGCTTCGGGCAGCCGAGGAGGACCTCGAAAAGGTGACTGAGTTTCTCGCTATCTTCGCGGTTGAGCTCTTCGTCTCCACCCGAAACGATCTTCTCCAGTGCCTCGAGATCTGCACCGGCTGAGAAATGGCGCCCTGCGCCGGTGAGCACGATGGCGCGCACGGCGTCGTCATCCGCTGCGGCTTCAAGGGCCGATGCGAGCGCAACCGCCATCGATGCTGACAACGGGTTCGCCCGATCGGGATCGTTGAGTGTGAGGACTAGGATCGGGCCGTCGCGACGCTCGAGAACCTCTTCTGACATGCTCTTATCGTACCAGCCCGCGTCCCTCCGATCGGCACGAAGCCCCGCTTCAGCGCTGAGCGGCTCGGCGATAGACCTCGAAGAGCTGAGGCACGACGACCTCGCGGGAAAACAACCGCACCTGTTCGAGTCCTCGTTCGCGGAGGCGCCGGCGCAGTGCCGGGCTCCCAAGGAGTCTGGCAATCGCGGCGGCAATCTCGTCCGGATTCTCTGGATCCACGAGCAACGCCGCGTCTCCGGCGACCTCCGGCATCGACGAGACCCTCGACGTCACGACCGGCGTTCCGCAGGCCATGGCCTCCGCCACGGGCAGCCCGAAGCCCTCGGCCAGCGACGGAAACACGAAGGCGGCCGCCCTGCGGTAAAGCGCTGCGAGAACAATCTCGGGAATGTGACCGATCTTGACCACCGATCCATCGCCGGTCATTCGATCGAGACGTCGCCGAACCTTGCCCTGCCGCCACCCTTCTGCCGCGACAACCACCAACTGATGAGCTCCAACCGAAGCACCGAGCGATGTCCAGGCGTCGAGGAGGCCTCCGAAGTTCTTGCGCGGCTCGAGGCTAGCGACCGCCAGAACATAGGGTTCCCGGACACCCAGGCGGGCGGCAGCGGCGGCATCCGATTCGTGCTCACCCGCCACCTGGAACACCTGATCGACCATTGGCGGGATGATCTCCACCGAATCCGGCGGCAGGGTGAGCAGGCGCGCGGCCTCCTGCCGCGTTGCTTCGGAGATTGCCAGGATCGTCGCTCCGCGAACCAAAGCATCCGAGACGGAGGTAAGGGTCCGGACCCGATTCCGAAGGGTGTGACAATCCGGGTGGCTGAGAACCGTCAGGTCGTACAGCGTGAATACGTGCCTCGGAGCGCCCTCTGGGGGCATGGCGTAGCCCGGCGCGTGAAAGAGATCCAAACGATCGAGAACGTTCCTTTCGGCCCGAGCCGCCGAGATCTTGTCCGGCAGAGGTCCAAGTGCCTTTTCGAACGTCTGGCGCCTCGCCAAACCATGATCGAGATCGAAGAGCACGATCTCATCGACCCTCGGAGATTCGATCAGCGCGTGGATCAACTCTCTGGTGTAGGTTGAGACGCCCCCGTGACCGTGGACCGCCCGACCGGCATCAATGCCGAGGCGCACCTCAGCGCTCCCCTCGCCAGACACACGCCCTTCGCAGGCCATCGAGGTGTTGCATAAGGGCTTCACCCGTCGCTGCAGCCAGCCGACCGTCGGCCATCGCTTCCTCGACCCGGCCCTCGGCACGCTCGAGCCGTCGAGCCAGCCGAATCCGACGCAGCAAATGACCGAGAATCAGCGTGACGAGTACGATGAGCACCGAAGCCGCAGCCGCGACCAGCGCAGTTTTCAACGCAGCTCTCCTTCCGCCAGCCAGCCGTCGACCAGCGAATCACCGAATCGCCGGCGGAGCCGCCGCTCGATCAACCGAGTTTCCCAGGCCGGCCGGTGGATTCGATAGTAGCGAAGCTGCGACGGGCGGTAGAGTTCGTCAGCCAGACCCGCACGGCCTGCTCCCCGCGCGTGGAACACCGTTGCTCGCGGCTCCTCGGCGAGCAGCCAGCCCGCATCTTCGAGCCGCATGCAGAGGTCGACATCTTCAAAATACATGAAGAATCTGGTGTCGAAGCCTCCGACCGTGTGCCATGCATCAGTCCGTACGAGCACACACGCGGCCGTGTACCAGACGCGCCCGGCGAGCCGAGACACCGATCGGGCGAATGTGCCGTGGACCCAGTTTCGGGATTCGAACGGATTGCGCAGCTTTTGCAGTACCTCGCCCAGAACGCCACGAGTGGGAGACCAGGAAAACTGTCGGGCGCCATTCGGGTAACGAAGGCTTGGCGCGACCAGCCCCACTCTGGACTCACCCTCCATTCTCGCTGTGAGCAGCTCAACGGCACCCGGACCGAGCCAGGCATCGTTGTTGAGCAGCAAGAGGGCCTCTCCCTGCGCTTCCTGTGCGGCGATGTTATTGGCCTCGGCAAAACCGAGATTGCGATTCAAGGAGAACACCTTCGCTTCCGGGAACCGCTCCTGAACGAGTGCGAGCGAGCCGTCGCTCGACGCGTTGTCAACCACCAGAACCTCCGCACCGGACCCCGCAAGGCTCTCGAGGCACCGGCCTAAATGGGCCTCGCCGTTGTGGTTGACGACAATCGCCGAAATCACATCGACGCCGCCCGTGCAAGCTCTGCCACCAGCTGGCGAGAGCTGCGCTCCCAATTGAGTCCGGAGATAACCCGACCCGCCTCCCCCATGACTCGCACCATCTCGTGCCGATCCGCCAGGATAGCTATCGCGACCGCCGCGATGGATTCAGCGTCGAGCCGATCCACTCGAAACGGGTAGCTTGGCCAGGCATCGTCCAGCCCGAGCCCCGCGCTGACAACCACCGGTGTACCGCATGCAAGACTCTCCAGAGGCGGCAACCCGAAACCCTCGTGCCGGGAAACATAGATTGCCATCTCGGCGCCTCGGTAGAGAGGAGCGAGGTCCTTCTCCGCCACCCAACCGAGATGCTTCACCACTCCCTCCAACCCGAGCTCACCGATCCAGCGGTCGAGATCCCGCTGACGTCTCATCCGGTTCGCGCCCACCATAACCAGCTCGATCTCCGCATACGCTCGTCGGACATTCGCGAACGCTCCCAGCACCTGTCGTGGTAGACGCCTCTCCAGCACCGTGCCCGGCACCAGAATGTATGGCTTCCGAACACCGAGATCGGCCAGAACACGCTGGTCCGTCTCGGCTCCGTCTGGCGAGAAGCGCTCGCGGTCGACACCAAGAGGCACCACTGCCAACCGGTCGCCATCTACTCCGTAACGATCCGACACCATTGACGACATGAACGCCGTGTCCGTCACTACCCGCCGCGCGACCGCGGCCGCACGTCGTGCGAGGAGACGGCGGCGCCAACGCTCACGCGACCTGAAGTCCTCGGGGAGGTGTTCGAAGCTCAGATCGTGAATGGTTACCACCGATGGAACCTCCAGTCCGAACGGCAGCGAGTAGGCGGGTCCGAAGACCACATCCGGCGCAATCGATTTCAGGGCACGTGACACCAGCAGCTGCTCCCACAGCACACGGCTCCCATCATTGTGCGAGAAATGTGTGTGAACGGAGCCATACGGATCGGGCAGTGAGGGCGACGGCTCTCCCTGGAAGAAAAGGTGCCATTCGATGCCATGTTCCCATTGATCCAGGCCTCGGAGCAGTCCCCCGAGGTAGCGTCCCACGCCGGTGGCGTGCTCCTCCATCTCGGCAGCGATAACCCCGACCTTCATTGCGCCCATCGTACCTCGTTTCCCATCCTGCGCCCGTCTCCGCCTCCGAGTTCCGATCGCCAATTGCTGTAAAATTGTCCCCCATGCTTCGGCGCATCACAGCAACGCTCGGATTCTTCGTCGATATCGGCCGCGACGTGGTTGGAACCCTGCGCTCACGATGGCGCAGGTTTCAAGAGCGAGTTGTGAACAACAAGGAGACGGCCGCCGTCGGCGTCGATGTCTATCCATTCTTTGAACAGATGACAGGCGTCGGTTGGTACGAATGGAGCCTGCTCGAGGCGCTCGATCGTCGGGACGACGGACTCTTCTACAACCTCTATGCACGTACCTTCCTCGCGCCCGACGATCCGCCACCGCCAAAGATGCCGGGGAACAGCTCCATGCGTCTTCGGGTCCATCAGATACCGGCAGGTTTTCTGCTGCCGACCCGGCCGACGCTTGCCGTTCTGCGCACGGTCGTCGAGCCGATCCTGAGAGTTCTGGACGGCAACCACGTGCTCTTTGCTCCCAACTTCTTCCTCCATGGCGATCAGGAGCCATTCGGGCGTGCGCAGGTGGCCACGGTCCACGATCTCGCCTTCGCGGCCATGCCGGAGACGGTCTCGCCGAAAACTCTCGAAGAGCTGGAGCAGCATCTGCCACGAACCCTCTACCACGCGGATCTCCTGATCGCGGTGTCCGATGCGACAGTCGGCGACCTGGTCGATCGCCTGGAGGTCAGCCCACGCACGACACGGACAATTCACGAGGGGGTGGATCCCGGCTTTGCAGAGGCGGCGGAGATCGAAGACACCAACGAAATTTCTCGTCCCTACCTGCTCTTCGTATCCACCCTGGAACCGCGAAAGAACGTGATCGGAGTACTGAGGGCCTTTCGCCTCCTGGTCGAGTGGGGGTATCAGGGCGATCTGGTACTCGTCGGCAGGTGGGGTTGGCGAACGGATGCCATCCGCGAAGAACTCACCTCCTCGCCGGTCCGCGACCGCATTCGCCACCTCGACTACGTCGACCGCCTGCAACTCGCTTCCCTCTACGCCCGTGCCGATGCACTGCTCTTTCCTTCATGGCTCGAAGGGTTCGGCTTGCCGCTTCTGGAAAGCATGGCCTGTGGCACCCCGGTGATTACCGCCGGGAACTCCTCGATGCCCGAAATCGCCGGCCCGGCCGCCGTCTACGTCGATCCCGAGAGCCCGCACAGTATCGCGTCAGCAACGGCATCGCTTCTCCGCGACCCCGATCACCGCGAGCGGCTCGTCGCCCTCGGGCGCGAACGGGCGCGAAAGTTCACCTGGGAACGGGCCGCTGAGGCGACGGCGCAGGTGTTGCGCCAGGCGGCCAGATTGCCGGTCGAGAGCACCGACGAGTACCGCGCCTAACGTCAAGATTCCACCGATTTTGATTGATGCGGGGGGCGGGCGGAAATTCCGAAATCCGAATTCCAAATTCGAGCCGTCAGGCTCTCGCGTCGTGAAACGCCATGCGGAGGGTACGCCAGAGGATTTTGATGTCGAGCCCGAGGCTCCAGTTTTCGATGTAATAAAGATCGTGGGCTACCCGCTGCCGGATAGAGGTGTCCCCGCGGAGTCCGTTGACCTGCGCCCAACCGGTAAGTCCGGAGCGAACCCGGTGACGAGTGTTGTACGTCGGGTAGCGATTCCGAAATCGTTCGACAAATTTCGGCTGTTCCGGACGCGGGCCGACAAGAGACATGTCGCCACACAGCACGTTGTAGAGCTGCGGTAGCTCATCGAGATTCGTCCGCCGGAGGAATTCGCCAATCGATGTCACGCGGGAGTCGTGGCTTCTGGTCCAATGTGACTCGCCATCTCCCTCGGCATCGGCTCGCATCGATCGGAATTTGAACAGCCGGAAGGACCGCCCGTCGAGACCCGTCCGCACCTGGGAGAAAAATACCGGGCCGCCGTCCGCTCGTTTGATGAGCAGGGCGATGATCGGAAAAAGCCACGAAGTGGCAATCAAGAGCGTCGACGCACCCACTATATCGAACGCGCGCTTGACGATCTGGTTCCAACCCTGAAGGGGCATTTGGGTGAGGTTGATCAGGGGAAGTCCATCAAGGTCCTCGATACCGGCTCGCATCACGTAGTACTGCAGCACGTCCGGCACCACCTTGATGTCGACCAGCATCTGGCCTGCCCGGCGTACCAGCTGAACGGTTCGGTAGTGAGCTTCGAGCGGCAGTGCGATCAACACCTGGTCGACCTTCTCGTCGACCACCACACTCTCCAGATCGTCGGTAGTGCCGAGCACCGGCACGCCCCAGATGTCACGTTGTTGCCTGCCGGGATCGTCGTCGAGAAAACCGACAATCGAAAAGCCGTACTCCTTGTGCAGATTGAGCCGTTCCACAACCTTGCGACCGAGATCGCCAGCGCCCACCACAAGCACCCGCTGCAGATTACCGCCCGACCGCCTGATTCGTGCCAGGGATCCGGCAATGATCCACCGGAAGACGCTGACCAGAATGGCGTCGACGGCGGCGAAGATGGCGAGGAAGAGGCGCGAGTAGGTGAAGTCGGGAGGCCGGTAAAAGGTCAACCCGGCGGTCAGGATCACGGTCGCCAAGAGGACCGCGACCACGACCCGCATGGTTTCATCGAAGCGCGATCGGATTCGGCGTCTTTGGTACAGACCCTGGAAGTAGAAGACGACCGGATAGAGCACCACCACGACCGGCACGAGCCTGAGGTACATATTGAGAGGCGGCAGACCTTTGGTGACCGGCTGAATCTGTACTTCGAACCGCAACCAATAGGCCACCAGAACAGCCGCCGCCGTGGCGAGGATATCGCCAATCAGCTGCAGCATGACCTGTATCTGTCGCCGGCGTTCAATCACTGCCGCATCTCTCCGAAGCCTAGGCGGTCGAGGAGGAATCTGAAGCGAATCCGGAATCGATCACGCGAAAAGAGGTCGGCTCGACTTCGCAGCTGTTGCACATCCCAGGACCGTCCGAGCACGCGATCCGTCGCCTCCACGAGCGCCTCGACCGAGGACTCGTCGGCCAGCTCGCCCTCGACGCCGGCGCGGACGACGTCCGCAGTGCCGGAATGCGCGAGGCCGACGACCGGTGTTCCACACGCCAGCGCCTCGACCGAAACCATTCCGAAGTCCTCCACGTTGGGAACCAGAAGTGCTGCCGCCCTGCGGTAGGCATCTCGCAGCTTTTCCCTTTCCAGCCAGCCGAGAAAACGCACATCCGAACCGCCGAGACGACGCAGGGCCCGCATCCGTGGACCTGTGCCCACGATGTCGAGCTTTCGGCCGAGCTTGCGGGCAACAGCAATCGAATCCTCCACCCTCTTGTACGGAACAAGCGCTGCAACCGTCAACAGGTTGCCCTCGCGCTCGCCGCCCGGTGTGAAGTATTCGGTGGCTACCGGTGGCGGGATGATCTCCGCAGAACGATTCCAATAGTGTTTGATTCTCCAGGCCACCAAACGTGAGTTGGCGACCAGTCGATCGACCCGAGCCGAGGACACCATGTCCCATTGCCGGAGCCTCGCAAATCGCATTTCCACGATCGGCCTCAGAAGTCGGGGGATCGGGTCGAGGTACTGGTTTCGTTGATCCCAGACATAGCGCATCGGGGTGTGAACATAGCTCAGGTGAAACGCGCCTGGAGAGGGGATCACCCCTTTGGCAACCGCGTGTGAAGTCGAAATGACGAGTTCCGCGTCCTTGAATGCAAAGGACTCGGCGGCCGCCGGCATCAACGGCAGCAGGTATCGCCAACGCCGCCCTCCAGCTGACGGAAGCTGGAGCCACGACGTCTTGATCGGGTGCTCCTCGAGGAGCGGAGCCACGCTGCCCTCGCGGTGAACCAGCGTGAATATTGGAGCCGAAGGGAAGAGGCGAGCGATGTCGTAGAGGACCCACTCACCCCCGCGCATCCCGGTCAGCCAGTCATGCACCAAGGCAACCCGCACTCAACCCTCCCCCAGAGCCGTTCGGTAGACCGCAACAGTCTCCTCGACCATCCGCTCCCAGCTCAGATTCTCGGCCCTCTTTCGACCGGACTCTATCATTCGCCTCCGAAGAGGATCGTCCACCAGCACCCGTTCGATCGCCTCGGCGACCTCGTCGACCTCGAGCGGATTGACAAGCTTTGCGGCACCGTCACCGAGCTCTCGCATGGCACCGAGATTCGATGTGATCACCGGCAGGCCGGCACACATCGCTTCGAGCACCGGCAGACCGAATCCCTCGTAGAGCGATATGTGCATGAGCACCGCCGATACATGGTACAACGCGTAGAGGTGGGCCTGCGGGACGCGCCCCAGGAATCGCACGCGGTCACCGAGCCCGAGTCGTTCGGCACGAACTGCGAGCCGACACTCCTCGTTCGCGCCGCCGAGAAACACGAGCTGTCCGGGAATTCGATGTTCTCGCACTGCAAGGTGGTACGCGCGCAGGACCATGTCGAGATTCTTGTGAGGCTTGTCGTTGGCGACAACCAGAATGAGTGGCGAACGAAGTCCGTAATGGGCCCTGAGTTGGTCAAGGTCCTCTTTTGCCGGGCGTTTCGCGATCCCCGGGTCAACACCGTTGGCGACCACCATGAGACGCTGCGGATCCGCGGAGAAGAGGTTTATCAGATCGCGTCTCGACGAACGCGAAACCGTGATGACTCGTTTTGCCCGTCGCAACGATGACCCGATCATCAGCCGCAGGTAAATCCGCGCCAACTGGGCACGGCCCTTGGGCGGATAAAAGAGCTGAATCAGATCGTGAATCGTGACCACCATTGGTCGGGGAAAAAGGTGGGGCGCCACGTAGTGGGGGAAATGCACCAGATCCACCTGTTCCCGCCACAGAATCGCCGGCACCTGGACGTGCTCCGCGACGCTGTATCCGCGGGC
Proteins encoded in this region:
- a CDS encoding enoyl-CoA hydratase/isomerase family protein → MSEEVLERRDGPILVLTLNDPDRANPLSASMAVALASALEAAADDDAVRAIVLTGAGRHFSAGADLEALEKIVSGGDEELNREDSEKLSHLFEVLLGCPKLTVAAVHGAAIAGGCGLATACDFVFADPNSRFAYTEVKIGFLAAIVSTFLTRRVAGQIARRLLLDPEMIEGARAVELGLADELATDGQSLATAIAFAKSVCAKASPSALAATKRLLNETVGLGWREALVEAADANVRQRMHPECVHGMRTFLETKSTPDWLDEDQPS
- a CDS encoding glycosyltransferase family 4 protein — translated: MRLGIDAGRAVHGHGGVSTYTRELIHALIESPRVDEIVLFDLDHGLARRQTFEKALGPLPDKISAARAERNVLDRLDLFHAPGYAMPPEGAPRHVFTLYDLTVLSHPDCHTLRNRVRTLTSVSDALVRGATILAISEATRQEAARLLTLPPDSVEIIPPMVDQVFQVAGEHESDAAAAARLGVREPYVLAVASLEPRKNFGGLLDAWTSLGASVGAHQLVVVAAEGWRQGKVRRRLDRMTGDGSVVKIGHIPEIVLAALYRRAAAFVFPSLAEGFGLPVAEAMACGTPVVTSRVSSMPEVAGDAALLVDPENPDEIAAAIARLLGSPALRRRLRERGLEQVRLFSREVVVPQLFEVYRRAAQR
- a CDS encoding glycosyltransferase family 2 protein; the encoded protein is MISAIVVNHNGEAHLGRCLESLAGSGAEVLVVDNASSDGSLALVQERFPEAKVFSLNRNLGFAEANNIAAQEAQGEALLLLNNDAWLGPGAVELLTARMEGESRVGLVAPSLRYPNGARQFSWSPTRGVLGEVLQKLRNPFESRNWVHGTFARSVSRLAGRVWYTAACVLVRTDAWHTVGGFDTRFFMYFEDVDLCMRLEDAGWLLAEEPRATVFHARGAGRAGLADELYRPSQLRYYRIHRPAWETRLIERRLRRRFGDSLVDGWLAEGELR
- a CDS encoding glycosyltransferase, with the protein product MKVGVIAAEMEEHATGVGRYLGGLLRGLDQWEHGIEWHLFFQGEPSPSLPDPYGSVHTHFSHNDGSRVLWEQLLVSRALKSIAPDVVFGPAYSLPFGLEVPSVVTIHDLSFEHLPEDFRSRERWRRRLLARRAAAVARRVVTDTAFMSSMVSDRYGVDGDRLAVVPLGVDRERFSPDGAETDQRVLADLGVRKPYILVPGTVLERRLPRQVLGAFANVRRAYAEIELVMVGANRMRRQRDLDRWIGELGLEGVVKHLGWVAEKDLAPLYRGAEMAIYVSRHEGFGLPPLESLACGTPVVVSAGLGLDDAWPSYPFRVDRLDAESIAAVAIAILADRHEMVRVMGEAGRVISGLNWERSSRQLVAELARAASM
- a CDS encoding glycosyltransferase family 4 protein, whose translation is MLRRITATLGFFVDIGRDVVGTLRSRWRRFQERVVNNKETAAVGVDVYPFFEQMTGVGWYEWSLLEALDRRDDGLFYNLYARTFLAPDDPPPPKMPGNSSMRLRVHQIPAGFLLPTRPTLAVLRTVVEPILRVLDGNHVLFAPNFFLHGDQEPFGRAQVATVHDLAFAAMPETVSPKTLEELEQHLPRTLYHADLLIAVSDATVGDLVDRLEVSPRTTRTIHEGVDPGFAEAAEIEDTNEISRPYLLFVSTLEPRKNVIGVLRAFRLLVEWGYQGDLVLVGRWGWRTDAIREELTSSPVRDRIRHLDYVDRLQLASLYARADALLFPSWLEGFGLPLLESMACGTPVITAGNSSMPEIAGPAAVYVDPESPHSIASATASLLRDPDHRERLVALGRERARKFTWERAAEATAQVLRQAARLPVESTDEYRA
- a CDS encoding undecaprenyl-phosphate glucose phosphotransferase, giving the protein MIERRRQIQVMLQLIGDILATAAAVLVAYWLRFEVQIQPVTKGLPPLNMYLRLVPVVVVLYPVVFYFQGLYQRRRIRSRFDETMRVVVAVLLATVILTAGLTFYRPPDFTYSRLFLAIFAAVDAILVSVFRWIIAGSLARIRRSGGNLQRVLVVGAGDLGRKVVERLNLHKEYGFSIVGFLDDDPGRQQRDIWGVPVLGTTDDLESVVVDEKVDQVLIALPLEAHYRTVQLVRRAGQMLVDIKVVPDVLQYYVMRAGIEDLDGLPLINLTQMPLQGWNQIVKRAFDIVGASTLLIATSWLFPIIALLIKRADGGPVFFSQVRTGLDGRSFRLFKFRSMRADAEGDGESHWTRSHDSRVTSIGEFLRRTNLDELPQLYNVLCGDMSLVGPRPEQPKFVERFRNRYPTYNTRHRVRSGLTGWAQVNGLRGDTSIRQRVAHDLYYIENWSLGLDIKILWRTLRMAFHDARA
- a CDS encoding glycosyltransferase; protein product: MRVALVHDWLTGMRGGEWVLYDIARLFPSAPIFTLVHREGSVAPLLEEHPIKTSWLQLPSAGGRRWRYLLPLMPAAAESFAFKDAELVISTSHAVAKGVIPSPGAFHLSYVHTPMRYVWDQRNQYLDPIPRLLRPIVEMRFARLRQWDMVSSARVDRLVANSRLVAWRIKHYWNRSAEIIPPPVATEYFTPGGEREGNLLTVAALVPYKRVEDSIAVARKLGRKLDIVGTGPRMRALRRLGGSDVRFLGWLEREKLRDAYRRAAALLVPNVEDFGMVSVEALACGTPVVGLAHSGTADVVRAGVEGELADESSVEALVEATDRVLGRSWDVQQLRSRADLFSRDRFRIRFRFLLDRLGFGEMRQ
- a CDS encoding glycosyltransferase family 4 protein is translated as MALRLALDARKLNDFGIGTYIRALLRGLEARPDLELTVLARTGHEERVAGLAPGARVVATSARGYSVAEHVQVPAILWREQVDLVHFPHYVAPHLFPRPMVVTIHDLIQLFYPPKGRAQLARIYLRLMIGSSLRRAKRVITVSRSSRRDLINLFSADPQRLMVVANGVDPGIAKRPAKEDLDQLRAHYGLRSPLILVVANDKPHKNLDMVLRAYHLAVREHRIPGQLVFLGGANEECRLAVRAERLGLGDRVRFLGRVPQAHLYALYHVSAVLMHISLYEGFGLPVLEAMCAGLPVITSNLGAMRELGDGAAKLVNPLEVDEVAEAIERVLVDDPLRRRMIESGRKRAENLSWERMVEETVAVYRTALGEG